The Cutaneotrichosporon cavernicola HIS019 DNA, chromosome: 3 region GGGAGAGACAGAgatcgagctcctcgagatcAAAGGCGCTGAGCGCGGTGAGGAACTCCTCTGTAACCTCCCCCATTCCATTCATAGACCCGACAACGGGTGGCACATCGCCCAAGTTGTCCACGACGGCCACCTTGCGGCTCGCTCCGTAGGGCGCAACGTGTAGCTCCCTCAGCAACCTACACGGCCTCAGGGCGTGGAGTATCGCCGTCAATTGCCAGTCGTCTGGAACCTTCAAATGAAGGGTGCGTAGGGCCGATAAATGGTAGACAAGAGGGATGAGAATGAGGGGGGTTGAGTACAACCACATGACGCTCGCACGAAGAGAGGTGAGCGTACACCAGGacgcgaggacgcgcgtgAGCCCCAGAGCACAGACCCTACATTTGAGGGCTACGCTGAGGGTGGATATCGAGAGGCTGGGGTTGTGGGGCAGTGTGAGGGCAAAGGCGCGTATCATTCCCAGACCATACGAGTCATGTACGCAGAAGGGGCTGTGCGCAATGTCGAGTGTGGTGAGGTTCGGGCAGCGAAAGAGCAAGGTGGTGAAGTCGTCGAAACGTGATTGCGCGGTCGGAAAATTGAGGTCGTCCTGGCGTCGGTCCGATGATGGGAGAGTGATGCGTCTGGCATGAATAGGTGTTGTCTAGCGGGGTTGGGATGAGGGAAGGCAGAAGCAGTACAGACTCCGACTAACTTGGCCCGCTCCAACACGCCCGCCGGCGCCTGAGCCCAGCACCTAAGCTCGGCGCCCACGTTGAAGCCATTCTTGATGCGCGGACTGAGatcgggaggaggaagggcgTCGCGGGCGTGCCGGCAGGTCGAGCGGAGAGCGCGTATGTCCGCATTGCTCAGTAGCGGCTGCGGACCATTGAGCCAGTGCACCCCTAGCGCCCAGGTAGGGGGTGCGAGGAAATCGGCGACGTGCAAGAGTAcgtcggggttgaggtCTGTGAAGGATTTGGGCTTTGACATCGGGCCTAAGTCATTGTGCGACAAGTGGAACAGTTGAGAAGCGGTTAGTCACATATTCATAGGGTCATGCTTGTTTGCACCACCACATTAACTGTGACATCATATCATCCTGATAACCTGGTAGTCACAACCAACCGCCACGTGCAGCCACCGCATATATCCCTCGCCCAACACTTGCGCGTCCACTCCACCCTACTGCAAGATCAACAACATTGCAAAACATGCCCGTGTATGGGATTAGAGCTAGACGGACTAGGCAATAAATCGAAATGGATGTCTAGAGCGGCGCAAACAGTCTGCTCAGAGATCAAGATGCCCCTGTCAACGCCGGAGTTGGACCGTCCAGCTAAAAGTCCCCGCCAAAATCACCAAAatctccgccgccgcccccgAAATCGCCTGCTCCATCCTGATACCCATCGGCATAGGAGCCGTCGTTCTGGTGTGTTAGCAGCGCTCGTCAACGAGAGAGGGCGTtggaggggttggggagaTGTGATGGTGACAAGTGCGGCCCAGTGTACCACCTGTGGTGGAGGCGTGTGAGGAAGTGGGAAACACGGATGTTTGCAGCACGCTTCTAGGTACTCACGTCCGACATAGCATTGCCGAGCATCATGCCGCCAAGAAGACcggcgcccgcgccgagggccATGCCACCACCAGCACCTGGAGGTTAGCGCCGTTGCTTCAATCGAGCGCTTTGATTACGCGACACTCACCCATGCCAGGCCTACGGCGCCCGCCCTGCATCATCATGGGCTGCTGACCGTACATGCCTTGCTGCGGGTATCCGCCGTACATCGGCTGCTGGCCGTAACCCATGGGCTGGGCGTAgcccggcggcggcggagtgCCGTAGCCGCCTGGGAATccctgctgctggccaGATGACTTGCCAGTGAGCTTGGAGAGGAAGCTACGCTTCTcctgctgcggcggcggagtCTGCTGGTACGGCTGCTGgtactgctgctgctgtgcATACTGCTGTTGCTGGTCGTAGGGGATTTGCTGCGAAGACTGGCCATACTCGCTCTTCTCCGCGTTGTAGGATGACTTTTCGTTCTGGCTTGGAGGCGGGCCGGATGGGGAGGCGAACTCGTGAGGAGGTGGTTTGTCGTCCGCCGGGTGCGCCCACTGGGACTGCGGTCCGCCAGGGGCCTTTGTGTTGACGTAGAACCAAGTACCGTACTGGGTGTTGAGCCTGGCTGTTAGCTCTGTCATGGATGGCGAGATGGTGGGCAGTGACCCGCTGGTGACGTACTGGGTTACCCAGCCGTCTGGGAGGGGTCGAGTGTCTGGGTTTGAGGACATGTTTGAGTGTTCTTTGGTGATAAAGTTATGGGGGTAAGTGATGGAGAGATTGCaagatgagagatgagggGGTGGGAATACCAAACTGTGGTTGGGTAGTGGGGGAGCGCTTGGAGTGACTCCGATTCCGCAGTCGTTACATTAACAGTTGCCACCAATGCCTCAGCCCACCTGGCGGCCAACTCCGCTGATGGCTTAACCCTTTCCAGCTAGCTCAGTCCAATCGGCTGAAGCGACATTGTACGCTCTCGACAGGCGTTGCACGTCGAAGCGAATCAACGCAGGCGCCGAGAAATGCTATGCTATGCACACCCGTTATATAATACAACGTCAGTCGTCGCGCCAggcgacctcgccgcgtGACCACCTCTCAGCCCAAATATTGCGCTTGTGGTATGTCTTACGCGCGGCCTTGAACTCGGCGATgaacgcgtcgagcgcagcATCGCGTCCACTCTCGCCCGCCGCAGGTGAGTCCGTGCGGCCCTCGATGAACGTCGTGGCAATCTtctcgctgtcgtcgtcctgcGCGGTGAGGCTGTGCTTCAGGCGCATATGCAGGAACGATGGCCGTtgccgctgctgtcagctcggcgtcgcggaaACGCACTTGGTACAGGTTGGCCTGGGTCttctcaagctcggccCAATGCGCCTTGAGGGCCTCGGCGTGTGAGTAAGACTGCGCCGTTGCGTCCCGAAGAgcgatgagctcgtcgcgcagcgcgaggtTTTGTTCTGCCATCAGAAGGGGATAAGTGGGCACGTACGTGCTAGCTCAACATTCTCACGGCccagctgctcgacctccccAACGAGCTCCTGGACTTCTGGGAGCGAGTAGAGGAATGCCTCGGTGAGTTccggggaggagaggaggtccttgaggaaAGATGGAGGGTAAGcggcgagggaggggaACTGTGCGAGGAGCGGGGTTGACATGGCCGCGTGCAGGGAACTGTGCGCGCGCAGAAGtggaagagagagagagggagagagcAGTTGTAATTGTTGATGGTGGTTACAATAAGGCTGCGCGGACAAAGGGTGGGTATGGTGACGACATTGGATAGGATATGAATCAACTGGCCGCCTAAGTGGCGAATGAGGGAAGGTGCTCGTTTACTGATCGCGCCTCTTAAGGTACCATTACAATGAAGAAGCCACCATTAACCCTCTTTACAACCAACATCTGAACCCCACAACGCATCGCATCTCTCATTTCTGCatctctcactctctcttCATCTGTTCAAACTCGACTACCTTGCATATCGCATCAATCTGTCTCTTCCCTCAAATGCCCCAGCAATAGACGATACCATGGGCCCCATAGACGACATTCCAGAGGGCGTCGACCCGACGCTCTGGACCTACAATCACATCAACGAAGAGTAAGCTTTGGATTGTGGCTCAACTTACACAGGCATCTCGCTGCGTTCGAGCATGCACTGTCGCTCCAGGACACCGCACCgaccgagggcgacgcTTCACCCGCGATACTAAAGTCGCCACCACTGACTCCCCACGACGCACCGGAATGGTCCCAAGGGGTGGAGAAGctgacggcgacgtcggaCTTTGCGGTGGGTGTCCCAAGCTTCACTCCAGTGATCGACTAACGCCCCAGCCGATCCATTCGCGCGTGCGGAAGTAGGTCTCCGCTTAGAACCTCAaactgctgctgctgctaACTAAAGGCGCCGATCAGTCGGGCAACAGAGCCTCGGGCTCACATACCACCTCATCCGATGGCCTCTTCTCGTGCGTGCGCAGCTGATCGCGCTGACGACAGATGTTCTTTTTCCTCATCATCTGGCTCGAGTTCAGCGCCTACGTTCTCACCCGCCAAGTGGTGAATGTGTTCGAGTGGCTGTTCGCGTGGCGCGGCATCAAGCGCGTGCTCAAACGGCAGCTGCGCAAATCTAAATCGTATGAGGAGTGGCGCAAGAcggccaaggagctcgacgacaaccTTGGCTTCGACGACTGGAAGGAGACAGACAATGACGGGTACTTTGACGCGAGCCTTGTCCGGCGTGTCCGTGCGACGCTCTACAAACTCCGCGTCGCCAAGGACACAAGGGCCCTCATGGACGCGTTAAGTATCTGTGTCCGTCCGAACTTTGCCGGTACCGAGAGCGCACGGATGTACTCGGAGACGTTCTACGGCACCAAGACGCTCGTTGAGGCGCACGTCAAGGAAGTGGCTGCCGGCCTCGACTTTGTCcgcacctcgtccagcgTGACGCttgaggagaagcgcgcaTTcttccgccgcctcaaCAAGAATTACGGGACCTCAGCACTGTGCCTgagtggcggcgcgtcgtTCGGGTACTACCACTTTGGCGTAgcgcgcgccctcctcgaccacggCCTGCTCCCGCGCATCATCACGGGAACGTCTGCTGGCGGCCTGATCGCTGCCCTGGTGTGCACCTACACCGACTCGGAGCTCAAGCAGCTTATTCGGCCCGAACTTGCGGACAAAATCACCGCTCTCGAGGACCCGTTCTCCGTCTGGATCCGCCGATGGATGCAGACGGGCGCCCGCTTCTCCGCCCTCGAGTGGGCGCGGAAGGTGAACTAGCGGAACCTGATCGAAGCTGACGCAAGGCCATGTACTTCACTCGCGGTTCTCTCACGTTCAAGGAGGCATATGAGCGCACTGGTCGTGCCCTCAACGTCTCAGTCGTGCCTGCTGACCGCCACTCGCCCACCATCCTGCTCAACCATCTCACAGCGCCAAATTGCGTCATCTGGTCCGCGATTATTGCCTCCGCTGCTGTACCAGGCATCCTCAACCCCGTCGTGCTCATGGCTAAGGACCGTGACGGCTCGGTGAGGCCGCACAACCTCGGCGGTTCGCGGTTCAAGGACGGGAGCCTGCGCGAGGATATCCCGCTTAGTTCCCTACACACACAGTTCAACTGCAACTTCTCAATCGTCTCGCAGACAAATCCCCACATCCATTTGTTCTTCTTCGCACCGCGTGGCGCCGTTGGGCGGCCTGTGGCGCACCGCAAGGGCCGCgggtggcgaggcggcTTCATCCTCAGTGCGCTCGAGTCGTACATCAAGCTTGATCTCTCCAAACACTTCAAGGTCATCCGCGACTTGGACCTTCTCccgcagctcctccagaGTGACTGGAGTGGTGTCTTCCTGCAGCGCTTTTTCGgcgacctcaacctcatccccaAGAGCCGCCTCCTTGACTGGTTgcacatcctcgacgacccggACCGCAAGGGCCTGGAGCGCATGATTCTCGTCGGACAGCGTGCTACTTGGCCGACGGTCCACATGGTGCACAACCGTGCCAAGATCGAGAACGCGATCTACCGCGggcgcgccgaggtgcgCATGGCTCTGGCACGTGAAcggccaagcgcggcgcCAACGGGTACGATGCCGATCGAGTCGGACGCGGACACAGCAATCGCACTTCGTGCGCGTCGTGCCGACGGGCAGGGGAGTGGGAGCGGCCGTCGGAGACGTCCCGACCGCCTGCAGATCCCTCGCAACCTGAATGTCACGGATGTGCAGGCCGTCACCTCTTCGaacgagctcctccgcTCAAACACTGCGCCGTCGTTCGGCGACACGTTCCGCCAAATGCGCAGCTCACCACTCGCCGCGTTCGGGCTCAAGAACCGTTCCCGGTCACGGCGCAGCCTCTCAGCCTGGCTCGGCGGAGGATCCGATTCGAGCCTTTCGGACGATGaagtcgacctcggcacTCCCGAGTGGCGCGCGGACGCCGCTGCGGCCGGGAATGGCTTAaacggcgacgacgtcttTCTCGACTCGGGCGAGGTAAGCGCAGCCATGCCCGACTCTGCAGCCGATCCATCGCAGGATGGGAGCGCATCGGATCCATAAGCATTTCAACGAATCATAAGCCACTGCATGTATCTATCATTACAAGTCGGGGTTGttctcgagggcctcgagaCGTGCGATctgcgcgtcgcgccgcgccgtaCGCCAGCGCGAGAGCTGTGCGTCCTCGTGCGGCCGGAAACCAAAGATCTTGGGGTCATAccgctcggccttgagtGCCGCCTTGGCAGTAGAGATGGCCCCCACGCCTGCAGGCTCGCGGCGCAGGTCAGAGCGGTCGCTCACGCTCGGCTGACCCTTGCTGGGGATCATCTGGGGATAATTCATGAACAGCATGTGTGGGAAGGTTGTGCCAAAGTACGCGCCGTCGATGCTGCCGTGCCTGTTGCTCTTGGGCGAGTAAATGTCCTCGCAGCGGGGGCAGTAAAGCTTGACGGGCTTCTGGAATGGAATGTCGGTCAGGCCAACAGGAAGGAGGGGCTGCGAGTAGCAGTAGACACGGGGGCAGCGGCCAAAGTCGGCCTTACGGTacttgtcgagctggagTTAGCGGGTTCGAGGACGGAGGGAGGGTAACCGTGGTGGAAGCACGATGTCAAAACGGCTGGCAAACGCAGGCGAAGCAAGAGCGGCACGGCGCATCTCGACCGGCGAAGAGTCTGCCGCAGTGGGTAGGCTTGGGATCTTGGGGGAGAAGACAATGCCAAGACTGGCACGCACATCACCTCTATCCACCCAACCTTCCAAGCGTCCATCACCTCGCGACTTCTTCACTTCGCTTCCCAAGCCCCAATCCGAACTCACCATCTTTTGAAGCCCGCGGGTGGTGATCACGTAGCGCGCGTGGATGAGGCCATACAGGaatctcgccgacgactcgACCGTGTCGCGCGTCTCttcgtcgaggtcgccatcGTCTGGCGTCAGGGGGGGTTTCCTGGAGCGCCTCTACATTCTAGGGTCGTCCTCTACTCCCCGGGAGTCCCATACAAATGAGAACAGAAAGAGACGAGAGgtggaaggtggaggaaggcgtgAAAGCGCGACTAACCTAGCGTGTCGGTGATCAAGTCCAGTGCGCGCTGGTACTCGCTCACGACCTCCCCGTTAAGTCCCGTAAGGTTGAACCGGTCTAGGATGtagtcctcgtcgacctctgCGAAGTATTCCTACCATCAGTTCTGTTCATGTTTGGTCCGCACATTCCCCTTGGTCGAGAGGAACCAGCTGATCCACCTATCCGTCAGCAACATCATGGGACATCTTACGAGTTGGCGTAATCGCTGTCGGTGCCCGTTGAGAGGTCGTCCATGATATATCTCGCAAGAGGATGGATGTAAGATCAAGATCGAGTTGAGAGTTGCAAGTTGAGAGGATTGCCGATTGTTCCCCAAGCCACGCGTGCCTGAGATTTGGTGGCCATGTCCAGCCTGGCCAGCGCATTCCGCCATCccaccatccaccatcTCTAAACCACCATGTCCGTAGCTGGTCCCTCGCGACCTCCAACTCAGGTTACGGCCCCATCGACGTCGGGCGACTCGGAGTCTATCGTTCCTCCTCGTGTTGGGCCTGATGTGGCTgtcctgcgcgagctggggaagcaggcgctcgtcgaggccctcAATGAGGTAGGTCGTTTGTGTTGTGgggctgacggcaggtGCAAGGTACCAAGACGCTTGTGTTGGATTCGGCGTTAGCGGGGCCGCTTGGCCTCGTAACGGACGTTGCGAGCTTGAAGGTGGGTCGGTCGTTCTGCGGTGTGTCCTCGCTAGTCGCGAGATGTGCCAATCGCCAGCCGTCACCGACGTCTGGCCTCATGGGCACTCTAGCCCActccgctcctcctcgtcaacaaagctgacaccagcaccacggcgtcgacaagaTGTTCTGGCTCGAGCCCGGCCCGCTCAACGTCTCGACCCGCAATGTGGTATGGCTCTGCCGCCCGAAGCGCGCACACATGCGCATCATCGCCGAGCAggtccgcgccgccccCGGCCTCGTCTATAcagtcctcctcgttccCCGCGTCACCGAGCTGTGCCGGAGAGTACTGGAAGATGAaggcgtcgtcggcgacatAACCCTGGCCGAGTTCAAGCTTGAGCTCATTCCGATCGAGAACGACGTACTgagcctcgagctcgatgacgTTGCGCGCGATATCTTCCTCCGCGGAGACGACACGCCTATCTACTACTCGGCCCTCGCGCTTGGTACGCTGCAACGCGCGTTCGGGAGCATCCCACGAGTTCTGGCCAAAGGTGATGCGGCGCAGAAACTCGCCGCCCTGCTGAACCGGCATAAGCCTGACGTGCCGCCCAGCGAGCACATCGACAGCTTGATCATCATCGATCGCGCCGTCGACTGGGTCACGCCCATGTGTACCCAGCTCACTTATGAGggcatgctcgacgagttTATCGGCATCCACCACGCTCACATGGAGGTCGACCCCAAGCTGCTTGATCCCAACGCCAGCGCCGGCAAGAAGAGGAAGCACCACCTCTCCTCGGCGGATAGGCTCTTTGGCGATCTGCGCGATCTCAACTTTGCGGTTGTGGGGAGCAGGCTCAGCAAGCTCGcacgccgcctcgagaCCGACTACGGCGGCGCCAAGAACCTCAAGAGCGTCACCCAGATGCGCGACTTTGTCGGCAAGCTTGGCGGGCTCAAGAGTGAGCAGGAGAGTCTGCGCCTGCGTGAGTGTCTCTAACGCTTATCGATCAAGTCAAGCATTGGTGTCCCTCCCGTTGcaagctgactccagacaCCAGCCTTGCGGAGCAGCTCATGCCCCTTACCCAAACGGACGAGTTCAacaagacgctcgaggcACAGCAGAACCTCGTGGCGGGGTTCGACCCAGCCGCACAGCTTGTGATCATCGAGGACCTGCTTGCGCAAGAAGCGAGCATGCCAGCCGTCCTTCGCAGCGCAGTGCTCATGTCCTTAACTGCGGGCGGTATCCGTCCAAAGCCTCTCGAGGCGTTCAAGCGCGACTTCCTCCAGACGTACGGTTACCACCACCTGCCCCTCCTCGTATCTCTGCAAGAGTTAGGCCTGCTTGTGCGCGctccctcgcccgcccAGCCGCCTCTCTCTGTCCGCAAGTCGCTTCGCCTGGTCGtagacgacgtcgacgacgccaaccCCAAAGACATCTCGTACGCGTATTCCGGGTACGCGCCGGCGAGTATCCGCCTCGTGCAGGCGGCTTCTCAGCGCAGTGGGTTGAGcggcgacaaggccgacgtGGTGCGCATGGAGGGCCGGCGGCCCATCACGGGCTTCCGcgggctcgaggacgccgtcgCAGCCCTCCCTGGTGCAAGCTCGGACTCTGGGCCGGTTGGCCGTCACGCGGCCGGGACGACGCTCGTCTTCTTCCTTGGCGGTTGCACGTATGCCGAGATTAGTGCGCTGCGCTTCATGAGCAGCCAGGGTGGGCGG contains the following coding sequences:
- a CDS encoding uncharacterized protein (Domain of unknown function (DUF3336)), which codes for MGPIDDIPEGVDPTLWTYNHINEEHLAAFEHALSLQDTAPTEGDASPAILKSPPLTPHDAPEWSQGVEKLTATSDFAPIHSRVRKRRSVGQQSLGLTYHLIRWPLLMFFFLIIWLEFSAYVLTRQVVNVFEWLFAWRGIKRVLKRQLRKSKSYEEWRKTAKELDDNLGFDDWKETDNDGYFDASLVRRVRATLYKLRVAKDTRALMDALSICVRPNFAGTESARMYSETFYGTKTLVEAHVKEVAAGLDFVRTSSSVTLEEKRAFFRRLNKNYGTSALCLSGGASFGYYHFGVARALLDHGLLPRIITGTSAGGLIAALVCTYTDSELKQLIRPELADKITALEDPFSVWIRRWMQTGARFSALEWARKAMYFTRGSLTFKEAYERTGRALNVSVVPADRHSPTILLNHLTAPNCVIWSAIIASAAVPGILNPVVLMAKDRDGSVRPHNLGGSRFKDGSLREDIPLSSLHTQFNCNFSIVSQTNPHIHLFFFAPRGAVGRPVAHRKGRGWRGGFILSALESYIKLDLSKHFKVIRDLDLLPQLLQSDWSGVFLQRFFGDLNLIPKSRLLDWLHILDDPDRKGLERMILVGQRATWPTVHMVHNRAKIENAIYRGRAEVRMALARERPSAAPTGTMPIESDADTAIALRARRADGQGSGSGRRRRPDRLQIPRNLNVTDVQAVTSSNELLRSNTAPSFGDTFRQMRSSPLAAFGLKNRSRSRRSLSAWLGGGSDSSLSDDEVDLGTPEWRADAAAAGNGLNGDDVFLDSGEVSAAMPDSAADPSQDGSASDP
- the VPS33 gene encoding uncharacterized protein (Belongs to the STXBP unc-18 SEC1 family) translates to MSVAGPSRPPTQVTAPSTSGDSESIVPPRVGPDVAVLRELGKQALVEALNEVQGTKTLVLDSALAGPLGLVTDVASLKHHGVDKMFWLEPGPLNVSTRNVVWLCRPKRAHMRIIAEQVRAAPGLVYTVLLVPRVTELCRRVLEDEGVVGDITLAEFKLELIPIENDVLSLELDDVARDIFLRGDDTPIYYSALALGTLQRAFGSIPRVLAKGDAAQKLAALLNRHKPDVPPSEHIDSLIIIDRAVDWVTPMCTQLTYEGMLDEFIGIHHAHMEVDPKLLDPNASAGKKRKHHLSSADRLFGDLRDLNFAVVGSRLSKLARRLETDYGGAKNLKSVTQMRDFVGKLGGLKSEQESLRLHTSLAEQLMPLTQTDEFNKTLEAQQNLVAGFDPAAQLVIIEDLLAQEASMPAVLRSAVLMSLTAGGIRPKPLEAFKRDFLQTYGYHHLPLLVSLQELGLLVRAPSPAQPPLSVRKSLRLVVDDVDDANPKDISYAYSGYAPASIRLVQAASQRSGLSGDKADVVRMEGRRPITGFRGLEDAVAALPGASSDSGPVGRHAAGTTLVFFLGGCTYAEISALRFMSSQGGRQFMVATTGMVNGTTLLKSFGDADPVPLEQQR
- a CDS encoding uncharacterized protein (Modifier of rudimentary (Mod(r)) protein); amino-acid sequence: MSTPLLAQFPSLAAYPPSFLKDLLSSPELTEAFLYSLPEVQELVGEVEQLGRENVELAQQNLALRDELIALRDATAQSYSHAEALKAHWAELEKTQANLYQRQRPSFLHMRLKHSLTAQDDDSEKIATTFIEGRTDSPAAGESGRDAALDAFIAEFKAARKTYHKRNIWAERWSRGEVAWRDD
- the CKB2 gene encoding uncharacterized protein (Plays a complex role in regulating the basal catalytic activity of the alpha subunit); amino-acid sequence: MDDLSTGTDSDYANSWISWFLSTKGNEYFAEVDEDYILDRFNLTGLNGEVVSEYQRALDLITDTLDDGDLDEETRDTVESSARFLYGLIHARYVITTRGLQKMLDKYRKADFGRCPRVYCYSQPLLPVGLTDIPFQKPVKLYCPRCEDIYSPKSNRHGSIDGAYFGTTFPHMLFMNYPQMIPSKGQPSVSDRSDLRREPAGVGAISTAKAALKAERYDPKIFGFRPHEDAQLSRWRTARRDAQIARLEALENNPDL